The Ziziphus jujuba cultivar Dongzao chromosome 5, ASM3175591v1 genome segment agtataaattcaaagaaaaagtaaaatatttaaaatatgaatacaacttcaTACATTGATTAAAGGGTGAAAATCTTATAAAAGATGGATAATATAGATAGTAATATGGGAAAAAAGATCGTTGGTAAAATAAATGGTGTCTTATCGCTGAAACGAGAAAGTACGTTTAATATATACTTTCATTTCTACAAGGAACCGGTAAAATAAATGGTGTCTTATAGCTGAAACGAGAAAGTACGCTTAATATATACTTTCATTTCTACAAGGAACCTTccccatatatattatatataatttaaataggattttttttattattatttttgctaatAAATAGAAAGTGTGTTTAATATTTTGAGTACgaataaaaaagggaaaatattcaccaaaaaggTCAATAAATGAAAGATGATAAAATGAAAAACGACCAGAACTCCATTGAAAACGTTTTAAATTTACGAATAATAACTGCCACCCTGTAATGAGAAATGTCTACTGCATTTGATCGGAAGCATGCGTAATTGTCTATGTAATTAAAAGGCCCATTTTTAATTCATCGACTAAGGCCCGTTATAAAAGTACACTATCCCATGGTAAAATGATGTTCAAAGTTACCATGAACCAATCGGAAGCCGTTTATCGGAATACAAGAAATTTTAACAACCAAAATGAATTAGGAAACTACTACAAGAAAATCATATGTCAATGTCCCACGTACTTTCAGCTGTTAATTTTGGCACCTTTGACTCTTCCGCCAAGTTTAAAGATGCTGAAACCTGAGAAAATTGGATGAGCTTGGTCAGATAAATTTTTAGCCAATTACAGTCCTActgtaagaaaaaaattaaataattaggaAAAAGTAGAAAACCACATCCAAAGTTCCAGACAACTAGAAACTTGTCTCATAACAACTAAAAGAGAACAATTTTATATTCACTCGATGAAAATTATTGAAAGGTTTATTTGAACCGCTGCTGGACAGTAATAATACCACCCAACAAAGGAGCAGTGGCACCGCGATGTTAGACAAGAATTCAAAACCACTCTAACTACACCACTGCAAAAACAAGAAATAGTTTTCGCCATCCATAATCTCAACCACataatcaaatttaataatCTCTCCATTTTTCCTACATACCCCTCACAACTAGGAACTAATATGACAGCTTCAGAACACTAAATAAAGTCTTATCAAAATTCCTAAACGAATTTGATCTTCCCCTGCAAACCACCCTTTGTGGGGATTAACGGGTGTTGCACAACAAACTGATAAAGTAATACAAACACACAAAAAAGAATGCATGAATTTGCAAGTTGTTTCCACCTAATGTAAatcattcaataaatatttcagAAGCTACACTTCCAAAACTTATAATACATATACCTCTAAAAgtgtacatacatacatatcaaAGAACTTAGAAGGACGCAAAAGAAAACATAAGAACATAGATGGATGCAAAAGAAAACACTACCACTAGTTCTTTTTGCTTTTCCATGAGGAAGGGGATGAAGATATGAATATTGAATATGATAGATAACTTTTGATGCCAACTCTAGAAATAAACCTGATATCTAAAGAAAACAATAACATCCAAGGCATTTTCTAGAATCAATTATTCTATGTACAGCCTTGTaacattattataatttagaaCTAAGACTAGAGGTTTACAGAGCAAGCAAAACCTGACATATCACATATGTGTAATCACTTCATAAGGTTCTCCATGCACCATATAATCTTCTAAAACTGTCTCAGAAACTACATGGCATCTTctaattttaaatctaaatgATTAACATTAACCCACATTCCCTTTTCAAGCCTGCACAGTTACTAGCAATACAATTAAGAACTACATCAAAGCAAATGCACAAACATCATTCTAATACTCATATCAATTTCCAGAGTTACCAATGAAAGCACTTCAAGTTCCAAACAATCAGCCAacagaaaaagagagaagaacTGAACCTTGAAAGAGCCATTCAACTTTGAATTCCTTGACCACTCCAGCCCCAATAACTGGCTAGAGGTCTGGTAAGTAGCCTTAAACACATCTTCACCATAAACCCTCCGTGAAATAGCAAAATCCCAAGAATTCTTCGCCAGATCATAGCAAGGTTCAAAGGTCGTCACCCCTTGGTGAACATAAGTATACTTCAACTTGCAATTTCCCGTACCAAGCAAGTAATTGGCTGAAACCTTGTTAGCCGGATCAAACGCCAGTGTTCCATCCAATATAGTCCTGTTGTCACCTCTATGGTGAATATAAGTTAAATTCAACGGTTTCTCCGCAACCCTAACAGAGTTCATAAACTGAAATCGAAAATCCTGTACCACAAAGCTTAAAGTTGAGATGATTATCCAAAAACTACATTGCAACGTAATTAGAGcagtgggggaaaaaaaacccTATCACTCTGAATACATGAAATTCCAAATTACATCTAAATTTATCATAATTCTACGGCAAGAAAACAGATAGACAATAAAACATGGGGAATTTGTAATAGAAAAAACCCTAACACTCTTTATGTAGAAAACCGTAaagagaaaacaataaaaatgtcaaaattcGGCGAAATGGCTAGTGTTACTCTGTAAGCTCACCCTGGTATTTTAATATTCTACGACTTTCCCATCactttctcagcaaccaaacaagGTTTGAACAAAGCATTATAGAATACCTTTTTGGGTACGTTATAGTCGACGATGAAGAAGCCAGGCTTCTCAACAGAAAGAGCCAAACCGTTTAAGTTTGGGCCACCAACGAAGGTGGCATCGGTCATAGATGCTCGAAGCTTAACATCTCCGGCGTTGACACCGAAGGTTGCGGCGGCGCCGCTCTTATCGGTGTCGTACCTGCCCTTCACAGAGGCTTTCATTGCGAACAACGAAGGTGAAGCAGGGATTTGCCTGAAAGATATGATGTCGAGGGTTTCAAATGGGAGTGCAAGTCGgacaaatttttacttttttttttccctataaatAATCGTTCGTTCTGGACTTATTTTGATTGGTCCGCCTCAGCTGTGCCTACCAAACTAGGCAAGGATTTCcttgttttaatcttaaattaatgttttaattcAAAATCGATGCTTTGGTCTTACCCCACCACCTATTCTTGAGGTGGAATTGTATagctaattttaattccaatttgcttaatataaatttaaatagacaactaaaattttaaaatttattataaaataaagataaaaagtgTCATGTTTTGGTTAATCTTAacattagttatatatattttttcccctGAATTATCCAAATGTGGACAAATTAACCCGatataatattgaatattgatcCACAGAATACATTGCattccaaaattaaataaaatttgtgaaacGAAGACATAAAAGAACAACATTGGAACGATGATAAATGCAGTGGAAAACGAAATAACGTATATGGTAGGTTTTTGTCTTTCACATGTTTTTAGGTTTTTGTCTTTCAACATGTGTTAGGGTAGGTTGATGAATGCCTCGTTATAAAAATGCGAAACTTATGGTGTCCTGAAAGGGTGATAATTTAAAGCATGACATGATAATACCATTTAAAAACAACACGAAATTagcaagtttttatttataataattgaatttaagtcaaattcaaattaatttatttaacatgattattaaatatattttttttattcataaaataaatctatttaaTTTAACATGTCAATTTATGTGTCAAACCAGCCAGACACAAATATAATcagtttaaattataatttttaaatattaatttataataaaaataaaattttaattaatgcatttttatcaccaaattaaaatttatttgaagttatattattaattttcttttgttaattaaaaaaataaagaaaataatattaaaataacatttatttacttaaatataatatgcttaataaatatatggatttataaacatgaaaaaaaaggtCTATCGGTATTAgagattacaaaattaaaagcataattattattattattattattttttagagaaatagtattagatttattatgtatatatatattcaattattatataaaattgttatattatcatatgtTATGTTAGTGTGAAtttattagtatatttatatggtttacatatattttttaattaatgattaattaataattaaattgttttattttattttaaataattaacttaaacaagtgaatttatttaatttgaccaattttgtatAGATGGATTAAGTTAGTACAAATAGTTGTATTAGACTGTCTGTTAATTAAATAAGTCGTAGTTGGATTAagaatttttaatatgattaataaatgaGTGGTGTTCaaattgaataattttgatATGACTAATATACAGGTTAACCTAAACACAATTTGCTATATATGAACTGCCACCCCTAAATCGGAGCTaagaatattaacaaataatttatgaaaagTTTTTCTGATGAAATGGTTTGCTTGTAGAGGTAACAATTTGAGTTATGATACGATAACATGACTTTAGAATGATATGAATTAATGATTCATATCAAATTAGGATTAACATGTTGAATGCAATTATTAAGCATGACATTTTTAAGTTGATATGCTTAACCGAAAATTGACcaatttaattaaacaaatcaaTTAGTGTATGAACCAATTCAACATAATTATAATCTATTTAAgttataaacttaaaaatattaaatttaccattaataaaattataatttttgcatttttattaataagttACAAATTCATTTAAAGctgaattattaattttctttcatcaattaaaaaataaaaaatattataataatatttatttacttaaatataatatatttaataaatatatgaattatgaacgtaaacaaagtaaaaattaatatgtctgagaatattagatttattatatatatttaattattatataatcttgttatattattatatattatattagtaaatatttgtaaatataattaaatagttttaaatatatattttaatataatattaatcaatgattatattgtttttactttatatgaaataattaatttaaacaaaataatttatttaattggtcaATTTCATGTTAATGGTCTGTGTTGACATATATCAATTCATTTAATAAATGGTTATACAAATCATATCAGTTTATTTGTTCATTAAACAAATTGTATTTTGGTTGAGATTTATAGTACTATGAATAGACAGGTTgtgtttaaattaaataatttcaatACGATTGATTAACAAATAAATTGATCTGAACCTCTATTATTGTAATTatctatttgtttgtttatgaaTAAAATTGACTTATTGCTTTTGGAGATTACAATGTAttgtgataaatttttttataaaattgagaCGAAAATCAGttattttagagaaaaaatttatatgatttatattgagataaaatttatattaaaaaaattaagatgaaaatcaGTTATTTTAGACCCTATCATGAAGAATGAATGATGACCATATAAACAATTTGTAGTTATAACCGCAACATCATAAATGTAATAAAATCatatgtcaaaatttttttttcaaaggaaaatatatgacataataaaaaaatgttttttttttttttttacgttcattctattttctctcttttgctGAATttgcccctcctcttgaaacaATCCAAAAACTCGAGTCAAAAAGGCTTAGAATTAGCAGGAAAGAACGACGTCGTTACTGGGCAAATTCATCGCGTGTCACATTCGTAATGTTccttcatatatttttaaagtacGACGAGCTGGAGATGCAAGGAGAGagataagagagagaaaaaaaaaaaaaaaagaaagtcaacgGTGAGCAATGGAGCAACGTCTTAACATTACAGCGTGCGTACGTTAAAAACTTTCAAAGGTAAAGTTTACAAAGGTAAAGTGTCTACTTtttactaataatattttatcgaCAGTGTTCGATTTCCCGCCAAGCAGATTTTGGcgcggtttttcataatataatcCCTTCTCTCACCACTTCGCGAACCTGCCTGCCCTACTCGGTCTCAGTATCTACACTCATTCTTCTCTTTCTACATGGGGGGGAACTCTAAATTCAAGAAATTCAAGAATTAGATTTCTTCCgtctctctgtttctctctcttacATGAGAGCCTTCATCGCGGTGAATCAGATTTCTTTAATCTCTGGTGAGTTTAATGACATTTCTGAGTCGACtttaatctttctttctttttttttttttttttttaatattttaggaGATAAGCGCTGAAATCTGCAACTCATGGTTTCAGATCTTCATGTACGGCTTAGATCTACCTGCCATGGTTTAAATTTCGTTATTTTCCTAAAATTTATAGCATCATTTTTGTTATTCCATAGGAAATTTCTCAAGATttgttatccaaaaaaaaaaaaaaaaaaaaaagaaaaaaagaaaaaaaaggaaggtttttGTCAAGATCCACGTCATATTCTCACTCGTAGTTGAGTCTGAAAAACTACAGTGGTTAATTGAAAAATCATCAAGTGACTGGtgcaataattattttcttgtgCTAATTCATCAATCGgccaatgtttttatttttatttttatttttatattatatggaaaaata includes the following:
- the LOC107420231 gene encoding outer envelope pore protein 24A, chloroplastic; the encoded protein is MKASVKGRYDTDKSGAAATFGVNAGDVKLRASMTDATFVGGPNLNGLALSVEKPGFFIVDYNVPKKDFRFQFMNSVRVAEKPLNLTYIHHRGDNRTILDGTLAFDPANKVSANYLLGTGNCKLKYTYVHQGVTTFEPCYDLAKNSWDFAISRRVYGEDVFKATYQTSSQLLGLEWSRNSKLNGSFKVSASLNLAEESKVPKLTAESTWDIDI